The following are encoded in a window of Fretibacter rubidus genomic DNA:
- a CDS encoding formylglycine-generating enzyme family protein, with product MMIMIVGLSSCELSEPAKSEFLCPALSPAYVKISGGEAILGSNGVYTEEFLRVGMLVDFDIDNTEVTNAQFKQFVEDTDYVTTAEKLQPGFDKAGGAVFKRPSVNNPNWWQFVEGANWKHPEGPNSNIENRDNEPVVQISLVDAKAYAEWAGRELPSEKQWEYAAKAGSETLYVWGKDRAPDGVEQANTWQGAFPIQNTQKDGFAYRAPVGCFEPNAYGLYDMIGNVWEWTATPYSETSEEWEANRKAKSDNKYSNYTIKGGSFLCAENFCARYRAPARQSQEIDFSTNHIGFRTVSKN from the coding sequence ATGATGATAATGATAGTTGGCCTATCATCATGTGAATTGTCCGAGCCTGCAAAATCGGAATTTCTTTGCCCCGCGCTCAGCCCAGCTTATGTAAAAATTTCAGGTGGCGAAGCAATTCTCGGATCAAACGGCGTCTACACTGAAGAGTTTTTGCGTGTTGGAATGTTAGTTGATTTTGACATAGACAATACAGAGGTTACTAATGCCCAGTTTAAGCAGTTTGTTGAAGATACCGATTATGTTACCACTGCTGAAAAACTCCAACCTGGTTTTGATAAAGCGGGCGGCGCGGTTTTCAAACGACCTTCTGTGAATAACCCTAATTGGTGGCAATTTGTCGAGGGTGCAAATTGGAAACACCCTGAAGGGCCTAACAGTAATATTGAAAACCGAGATAATGAACCGGTAGTCCAGATTTCCTTAGTTGATGCTAAAGCTTACGCAGAATGGGCGGGGCGTGAACTACCAAGCGAAAAACAATGGGAGTATGCAGCCAAAGCAGGCTCGGAGACGTTATATGTTTGGGGGAAAGATCGTGCCCCTGACGGAGTTGAACAGGCGAACACGTGGCAAGGGGCATTTCCCATCCAAAATACGCAAAAGGATGGGTTTGCGTATCGTGCTCCAGTGGGCTGTTTTGAGCCTAACGCTTACGGGCTTTATGATATGATAGGCAATGTTTGGGAGTGGACGGCTACGCCTTATTCCGAAACATCAGAAGAATGGGAAGCTAATCGTAAGGCAAAATCTGATAACAAATATAGTAATTACACAATTAAAGGAGGATCGTTTCTGTGTGCCGAAAATTTCTGCGCAAGATATCGTGCCCCTGCCCGTCAATCTCAAGAAATAGATTTCTCTACGAACCATATTGGGTTTAGAACGGTCAGCAAAAACTGA
- a CDS encoding sulfatase: MTLSTRRKFWSTKPKLFCGLALLVYLMSAACTAIQDKPESIYEDDRPNILWLVLEDASPTLAPYGDTTIDTPNINRLAEDGVTYTNVYSPSGVCSPSRASLALGMYPSAIGANHMRTSSHTDITGLPVYEAVPPPQAKMLSQYLRGHGYYTTNNYKTDYQFKTPKNAWDESGVFAHWRNRPQGKPFFSVVNFTTTHESGLFEPYGFRKIESRHYFSDDAERIAKLPTHPLDKTSEANTAIHLPKDTDFPIPSYLPDTPLVRRDMWKMYNNLAEADQQIGAVLAQLKEDGLLEKTVIFLYSDHGGPLPRQKRLIYDSGLKVPLIIRFPNAENSGDMDDQMVNFVDFAPATLSLAGLRTPDHMHGKDFILNDKDARKYIYAAADRFDGFTDTIRAVKEKRYKYIRNYRPEQEYYLPVTYREKIPTMQELLRLRDEGNLSSEQAQWFRESKEVDELYDTLADPHELNNLAQIPEYEEVLSRLKKEMDRWLNSIGDDPNRSELAMINTLWDGEISQPETAAPEVAIIDGMISLSSETHGASISYKIIQNNYEPAAWALYSEPFKATAGETLQIQAHRIGYHESKIKLHPIP; the protein is encoded by the coding sequence ATGACCTTATCAACCCGACGTAAGTTTTGGTCGACAAAACCCAAACTGTTTTGCGGTCTTGCACTGCTGGTCTACCTCATGAGCGCGGCATGTACGGCCATACAAGATAAGCCTGAGAGTATTTATGAAGACGATAGGCCGAATATCCTCTGGCTTGTTTTAGAGGATGCGAGTCCAACTCTAGCGCCCTATGGCGACACAACAATTGATACGCCTAACATTAATCGTCTAGCAGAGGATGGAGTAACTTATACCAATGTTTACTCCCCTTCAGGGGTTTGTTCGCCAAGCAGAGCCAGCCTTGCATTAGGGATGTATCCATCAGCGATTGGTGCAAATCATATGCGCACGTCGTCCCATACGGATATTACCGGACTGCCCGTTTACGAAGCAGTCCCGCCGCCACAAGCCAAAATGTTGAGCCAGTATTTGCGTGGCCATGGTTATTACACAACGAATAACTACAAAACTGACTATCAATTTAAAACTCCAAAAAATGCGTGGGACGAGAGCGGGGTTTTTGCTCATTGGCGTAATCGCCCGCAAGGCAAGCCGTTCTTTTCCGTCGTAAACTTTACAACTACGCATGAGTCTGGCTTGTTCGAACCTTACGGGTTTCGCAAAATAGAGAGCCGCCACTATTTCTCGGATGATGCAGAGCGCATAGCGAAACTACCCACACATCCCTTGGATAAAACATCCGAAGCTAATACGGCTATTCATCTACCAAAGGATACAGATTTTCCAATTCCGTCATATCTGCCGGACACCCCTCTCGTGCGTAGAGATATGTGGAAAATGTATAATAACCTTGCGGAGGCAGACCAGCAGATTGGCGCCGTTCTTGCGCAGTTAAAAGAAGACGGGCTTCTGGAGAAGACAGTCATATTTTTATATTCAGATCACGGCGGACCATTGCCCCGCCAAAAGCGCCTAATCTATGATAGTGGATTGAAAGTACCTCTCATAATTCGTTTTCCGAATGCTGAAAATTCAGGTGATATGGACGACCAAATGGTAAACTTTGTCGACTTCGCACCTGCGACGCTAAGCTTGGCAGGCCTTAGAACCCCCGACCACATGCATGGAAAGGACTTTATTCTAAATGATAAAGATGCTCGTAAATATATTTACGCCGCCGCGGATCGGTTCGATGGTTTTACGGACACGATAAGAGCCGTGAAGGAAAAGCGCTATAAATATATTCGCAATTATCGCCCGGAACAGGAGTATTATTTACCCGTAACTTACAGAGAAAAAATCCCGACAATGCAAGAATTATTGCGCTTGCGAGACGAAGGGAATTTGAGCTCCGAGCAGGCGCAATGGTTTAGAGAGTCAAAAGAGGTAGATGAGCTTTACGATACTCTGGCCGATCCTCATGAGTTAAATAATCTTGCACAAATTCCTGAATATGAAGAGGTTCTGAGCAGATTGAAAAAAGAGATGGATAGATGGCTAAATTCTATTGGAGATGACCCTAACAGATCTGAGCTCGCAATGATTAATACGCTTTGGGATGGAGAAATATCTCAGCCTGAAACGGCTGCTCCTGAAGTTGCAATCATAGACGGAATGATTTCACTTTCGAGTGAAACACATGGAGCTTCGATTAGCTATAAAATCATTCAGAACAATTATGAACCTGCTGCTTGGGCGCTTTACTCGGAACCGTTCAAAGCGACTGCTGGCGAGACTCTCCAGATTCAAGCCCATAGAATTGGTTACCATGAAAGCAAAATCAAACTGCATCCAATTCCTTGA